A genomic segment from Myxococcus stipitatus encodes:
- a CDS encoding ABC transporter permease, giving the protein MSAPVETADVAPSVAPPVTRGAAESRWEKWSDRLNPLVVKEIRQGLRTRVFWVCFGLMLMACTLLAFVAYVHSRDAVDFSRAGRDYFLAFFCCLGVVHFFVIPYSAYRSLAREREDETWVLLVLTGLGARRIIRGKVTSFLVQAALYASAVGPFLLFSYYLNGISLPLVLVMLGLGGTWLVFLTLVAVCSATLADGRMGRALVHFVLLGVLMLGLGYGIGIAVALGSEGDRGLRDTDFAYAVSIGLGLMLTNGWLLFETAAARLSLPTENYSRGPRIAWVAQWLLGLVLGMGVWWASGYNHKAAEAFAIVGTLQLTFVGLFVATDADGQARPLRAATRWWTLLRPGAVRGFRLTVLLLALWAGAWFALELFSTDAYSDRPAMRMATVALPAYAILYLSVALLLGRMSHSTWAASPAAVRVLFVLSVILGSALPPLFALMLRLDGDDGLVNLLNPLVGTVNFGSSEYYSASVVDTKMTWGLLAFVVCLALLAAFAADRVLVDRERRAHKP; this is encoded by the coding sequence ATGAGCGCGCCCGTGGAGACCGCCGACGTGGCGCCCTCCGTGGCACCTCCCGTGACGAGGGGGGCGGCGGAGTCGCGGTGGGAGAAGTGGTCGGACCGGCTCAACCCGCTGGTCGTGAAGGAGATTCGTCAGGGCCTGCGCACGCGGGTGTTCTGGGTGTGCTTCGGCCTGATGTTGATGGCGTGCACGCTGCTGGCGTTCGTCGCGTATGTCCATAGCCGGGACGCGGTCGACTTCTCCCGCGCGGGGAGGGACTACTTCCTCGCCTTCTTCTGCTGCCTGGGGGTGGTGCACTTCTTCGTCATCCCCTACAGCGCCTATCGTTCCCTGGCGCGCGAGCGAGAGGACGAGACGTGGGTGCTGCTGGTGCTCACCGGCCTGGGGGCACGGCGCATCATCCGGGGGAAGGTGACGTCCTTCCTCGTGCAGGCGGCCCTGTATGCGTCGGCGGTGGGGCCCTTCCTCCTGTTCAGCTACTACCTCAACGGCATCTCCCTGCCGCTCGTCCTCGTCATGCTGGGGCTGGGAGGTACGTGGCTCGTCTTCCTCACGCTGGTGGCGGTGTGTTCGGCGACGCTGGCGGACGGGAGGATGGGGCGCGCCCTCGTCCATTTCGTGTTGTTGGGCGTGCTCATGCTCGGGCTCGGGTATGGCATCGGCATCGCGGTGGCCCTGGGGTCCGAGGGGGACCGGGGCCTGCGCGACACGGACTTCGCCTATGCGGTGAGCATCGGGCTGGGACTCATGCTCACCAATGGGTGGCTGTTGTTCGAGACCGCCGCGGCGCGGCTGTCGCTCCCCACGGAGAACTACTCGCGGGGCCCGCGCATCGCGTGGGTGGCGCAGTGGCTGCTCGGGCTCGTCCTGGGCATGGGGGTCTGGTGGGCCTCCGGCTACAACCACAAGGCCGCGGAGGCCTTCGCCATCGTGGGCACGCTGCAGTTGACGTTCGTGGGGCTGTTCGTCGCGACGGACGCCGACGGTCAGGCGCGTCCGCTGCGCGCGGCGACGCGGTGGTGGACCCTGCTCCGCCCGGGCGCGGTGCGGGGCTTCCGGCTGACGGTGCTGCTGCTGGCGCTGTGGGCCGGGGCGTGGTTCGCGCTGGAGCTGTTCTCGACGGACGCCTACTCCGACAGGCCGGCCATGCGGATGGCGACGGTGGCGCTGCCGGCCTACGCCATCCTCTACCTCTCGGTGGCGCTGCTGCTGGGGCGGATGTCCCACTCGACCTGGGCGGCGTCTCCCGCGGCAGTGCGGGTGCTGTTCGTCCTGTCGGTCATCCTGGGCTCGGCGCTCCCGCCGCTCTTCGCGCTGATGCTGCGGCTGGATGGGGACGACGGACTCGTCAACCTGCTCAATCCCCTGGTGGGCACGGTGAACTTCGGCAGCAGCGAGTACTATTCCGCCAGTGTGGTCGACACGAAGATGACGTGGGGCCTGCTCGCCTTCGTGGTGTGCCTGGCGTTGCTGGCGGCCTTCGCCGCGGACCGGGTGCTCGTGGATCGCGAGAGGCGGGCCCACAAGCCGTGA
- a CDS encoding ABC transporter ATP-binding protein: MSLLEVKGLTRDFGALRAVDRVSLQLEAGNILGFIGPNGAGKSTTLRILATLDVPTAGRVLLDGHSLVDAPDKARPLIGYMPDRYGTYDDVTVEEFLDFFARAYGLTGALRRQRVASVMDFTGLGPLADRLATSLSKGMRQRVALGRTLLHDPKLLLLDEPADGLDPRARIELRELLRALAAQGKAVIISSHILTELAEICDTCAIIEQGRLLATGRVEDILRQSAGVAALELMVRLSVGDEGEAAWARAERLLLEQPRVGRVSREGESLRVRLELEPGSGPRERDAAAAVLLAAMVSAGLGVCSFGMREHNLEDAFMTVTRGRLA, from the coding sequence ATGAGCCTCCTGGAAGTGAAGGGGTTGACGCGCGACTTCGGCGCGTTGCGCGCGGTGGACCGCGTGTCGCTCCAACTGGAGGCCGGCAACATCCTGGGCTTCATCGGGCCCAATGGCGCGGGCAAGAGCACCACGCTGCGCATCCTCGCCACGCTCGACGTGCCCACCGCGGGGCGCGTGCTGCTGGACGGCCACTCGCTGGTGGACGCGCCCGACAAGGCCCGGCCGCTCATCGGCTACATGCCGGACCGCTACGGCACCTACGACGACGTCACGGTCGAGGAGTTCCTCGACTTCTTCGCGCGGGCTTATGGACTGACGGGCGCGCTGCGCAGGCAGCGGGTGGCGTCCGTGATGGACTTCACCGGGCTGGGCCCCCTGGCGGACCGGCTCGCGACGTCCCTCTCCAAGGGCATGCGGCAGCGGGTCGCGTTGGGGCGCACGTTGCTGCACGACCCCAAGCTGCTCCTGCTGGACGAGCCGGCGGACGGCCTGGACCCGCGCGCCCGCATCGAGCTGCGCGAGCTTCTGCGCGCGCTCGCGGCCCAGGGCAAGGCGGTCATCATCTCCAGCCACATCCTCACGGAGCTGGCGGAGATCTGCGACACGTGCGCCATCATCGAGCAGGGGCGCCTGCTGGCGACGGGGCGGGTGGAGGACATCCTCCGCCAGAGCGCGGGCGTCGCGGCGCTGGAGCTGATGGTGCGGCTGTCGGTGGGCGACGAGGGCGAGGCGGCGTGGGCTCGCGCGGAGCGGTTGCTGCTGGAGCAGCCTCGCGTGGGGCGCGTCTCCCGTGAGGGAGAGTCCCTGCGGGTACGCCTGGAACTGGAGCCCGGCTCGGGGCCGAGGGAGCGGGACGCGGCGGCGGCGGTGCTGCTGGCGGCGATGGTATCCGCGGGCTTGGGGGTCTGCTCCTTCGGCATGCGGGAGCACAACCTGGAGGACGCGTTCATGACGGTGACGCGAGGGAGGCTGGCATGA